From the genome of Deinococcus sp. AJ005, one region includes:
- the chrA gene encoding chromate efflux transporter gives MPALEVFLVFLRLGLTSFGGPVAHLGYYRAELVVRRKWFTEAGYADLVALAQFLPGPASSQVGMASGLLRAGWPGMLAAWAGFTLPSAALMFAFALGLSHWGGDETAGALAGLKVAAVAVVAQAVAGLWGHLVTDQLRAILALGVAAALLLLPGAGAQVAALLVCALIGWRFLRVRETTERGLPAVPVSRRMGAALLLTCGAGLLLLPLLAPLEPGWTLLDATFRAGALVFGGGHVVLPLLETGFVPAFVSHETFVAGYGAANAVPGPLFTFATFLGAAQTVTSPLLGALISTLGIFLPGALLMAGALPFWSALSARPAARNALAGLNAGVVGLLLAALYNPVFTSGIGEPRDLALALLAYAALSAGRLPAWAVVLGCALVGWAVL, from the coding sequence ATGCCTGCCCTCGAAGTCTTTCTCGTTTTCCTACGCCTGGGCCTGACCAGTTTTGGCGGGCCAGTGGCGCATCTGGGCTACTACCGCGCGGAGCTGGTGGTGCGCCGCAAGTGGTTCACTGAGGCCGGATACGCCGATCTGGTGGCGCTGGCGCAATTCCTGCCGGGGCCAGCCAGTTCGCAGGTGGGCATGGCGTCGGGACTGTTGCGGGCGGGGTGGCCCGGAATGCTGGCCGCGTGGGCGGGTTTTACCCTGCCCAGTGCGGCGCTGATGTTCGCCTTCGCGCTGGGCCTGTCCCACTGGGGCGGCGATGAAACGGCAGGCGCACTGGCGGGTCTGAAAGTTGCAGCGGTGGCGGTGGTGGCGCAGGCGGTGGCCGGATTGTGGGGCCACCTGGTCACGGACCAGTTGCGGGCCATCCTGGCGCTGGGCGTGGCAGCGGCGCTGCTGCTGTTGCCAGGGGCCGGGGCGCAGGTGGCCGCGCTGCTGGTCTGCGCCCTGATCGGCTGGCGTTTTCTGCGGGTCAGGGAAACTACAGAGCGTGGTCTGCCCGCCGTTCCCGTGTCCCGCCGGATGGGCGCGGCCCTGCTGCTGACATGTGGGGCCGGGTTGCTCCTCCTGCCGTTGCTCGCGCCCCTGGAACCGGGCTGGACGCTGCTGGACGCCACCTTCCGGGCCGGGGCGCTGGTGTTCGGGGGCGGGCATGTGGTGCTGCCGCTGCTGGAAACTGGGTTCGTTCCAGCCTTCGTCAGCCATGAAACGTTCGTGGCCGGCTACGGGGCGGCCAACGCGGTGCCAGGGCCGCTGTTCACCTTCGCCACTTTTCTGGGCGCGGCGCAGACGGTGACCTCTCCCCTGCTGGGGGCGCTGATTTCCACGCTGGGTATCTTTCTACCGGGCGCGCTGCTGATGGCTGGGGCCTTGCCGTTCTGGTCCGCGCTGTCGGCCCGCCCCGCTGCACGAAATGCACTGGCCGGATTGAATGCAGGCGTGGTGGGCCTGCTGCTGGCCGCGCTGTATAACCCAGTCTTTACCAGCGGCATCGGGGAACCGCGTGATCTGGCGCTGGCATTGCTGGCCTACGCCGCCCTGAGCGCCGGACGCCTGCCCGCGTGGGCTGTGGTGCTGGGGTGCGCGTTGGTGGGGTGGGCGGTACTATAG
- a CDS encoding YkgJ family cysteine cluster protein — MDRFAAPPDYPPRSVLVRDCTGCGACCAAPDIHALNKPLGVACAHLDTDCRCQIYVSRPPVCRNYQPDWVCGEVAFLPTLEARVGRFLAIYGLNVES, encoded by the coding sequence GTGGACCGTTTCGCCGCGCCGCCCGACTACCCGCCGCGTTCAGTTCTGGTGCGCGACTGCACTGGCTGCGGCGCGTGCTGCGCAGCCCCGGACATCCATGCGCTGAATAAACCGCTGGGCGTGGCCTGCGCGCATCTGGACACCGATTGTCGCTGCCAGATTTACGTCTCTCGCCCGCCTGTCTGCCGGAACTACCAGCCGGACTGGGTCTGCGGGGAAGTGGCCTTTCTGCCCACGCTGGAGGCGCGGGTGGGGCGGTTCCTGGCGATTTACGGGCTGAATGTTGAAAGTTGA
- a CDS encoding histidinol-phosphate transaminase, whose translation MTSNPSVTGAPVGVRPAVRAVPAYPFTPIQVPIKLDQNENPYDFPAELKERAAERMLAQPWNRYPDLHADTLAARIAEYEDWDADGVVVTPGSNVLIKLLTELAGIEQTVLTVDPTFSVYTLEAKMLGARLVQVPLNEDFSMPVDRLKIELQRQRPGVLYITQPHAPTGHVDDLAAVRELLDAAGEWVVVLDEAYYQYSGTDCRDLVRQYPNALSLRTFSKAWGLAGLRAGYALAGADLATQLQKLVPAFNVSILIQSALEVALENPGYVQERVAEAVAERGRVLEALGDHPTCQALPSRANFFLLRTPDAEVAYRHLIDHGIVTRRQDRLTGLEGCLRVGIGTPAENDALIEAVRKLK comes from the coding sequence ATGACCTCCAATCCTTCTGTCACAGGTGCGCCTGTGGGTGTGCGGCCCGCTGTTCGGGCGGTTCCGGCCTACCCGTTCACTCCCATTCAGGTGCCAATCAAGCTCGATCAGAACGAGAACCCGTATGACTTTCCGGCAGAGCTGAAGGAAAGAGCCGCCGAGCGCATGCTGGCCCAGCCCTGGAACCGTTACCCGGACCTGCACGCCGATACGCTGGCGGCCCGAATCGCCGAGTACGAGGACTGGGACGCGGACGGTGTGGTGGTTACCCCCGGCAGCAACGTGCTGATCAAGTTGCTGACCGAGCTGGCGGGCATCGAGCAGACCGTGCTGACGGTTGATCCAACGTTTAGCGTCTATACCCTGGAGGCCAAGATGCTGGGCGCGAGGCTGGTGCAGGTGCCGCTGAACGAGGACTTTTCGATGCCGGTGGACCGTCTGAAGATCGAACTCCAGCGCCAGCGCCCCGGCGTGCTGTACATCACTCAGCCGCACGCGCCTACGGGGCATGTGGACGATCTGGCCGCCGTGCGCGAGCTGCTGGACGCTGCCGGAGAATGGGTGGTGGTGCTGGACGAGGCGTATTACCAGTACAGCGGCACCGACTGCCGTGATCTGGTGCGCCAGTACCCCAATGCCCTGAGCCTGAGGACCTTCTCCAAGGCGTGGGGGCTGGCCGGGCTGCGTGCTGGGTACGCGCTGGCGGGGGCCGATCTGGCGACGCAGCTTCAGAAACTGGTTCCAGCCTTCAACGTCAGCATCCTGATTCAGTCGGCGCTGGAAGTGGCGCTGGAGAATCCCGGCTACGTGCAGGAGCGTGTTGCGGAAGCGGTGGCCGAGCGGGGGCGGGTGCTGGAAGCTCTTGGCGATCACCCCACCTGTCAGGCCCTGCCCAGCCGCGCCAATTTCTTTTTGCTGCGAACCCCGGACGCAGAGGTTGCCTACCGTCACCTGATCGATCACGGCATCGTGACCCGCCGCCAGGATCGCCTGACCGGGCTGGAAGGCTGCCTGCGCGTCGGCATCGGTACCCCTGCCGAGAACGACGCGCTGATCGAGGCCGTGCGGAAGCTGAAGTAA
- a CDS encoding TetR/AcrR family transcriptional regulator translates to MTETAKPRRAQILDSASRLFSERGYHATSMRDLAGDLGMQGGSLYAHISGKEELLIEIVNVASRQFDEALFTLRDTQLPADEKLREAMHRHIQVVADNMDSATVFFHEWKHLSPEAYARVTGWRDSIDAFYRELITRGISEGTFRADLDPRMTAYLVLSAVNWAYTWYRPGGPLTPRDVADSFADMLLCGLRSET, encoded by the coding sequence ATGACTGAAACTGCCAAACCCCGCCGCGCCCAGATTCTCGATTCGGCCAGCCGCCTGTTCTCCGAGCGCGGCTATCACGCCACCAGCATGCGCGATCTGGCCGGGGACCTGGGAATGCAGGGCGGCAGCCTGTACGCGCATATTTCCGGCAAGGAAGAGTTGCTGATCGAGATCGTGAACGTGGCCTCGCGCCAGTTCGACGAGGCGCTGTTTACCCTGCGCGACACCCAACTGCCTGCCGACGAGAAGCTGCGCGAGGCGATGCACCGCCACATCCAGGTGGTGGCCGACAACATGGACAGCGCCACCGTGTTCTTTCACGAGTGGAAGCACCTGTCCCCGGAAGCCTACGCCCGCGTCACCGGCTGGCGAGACAGCATCGACGCCTTTTACCGTGAACTGATCACGCGCGGCATCTCCGAAGGCACCTTCCGCGCCGATCTGGACCCGCGCATGACCGCGTATCTGGTGCTGTCCGCCGTCAACTGGGCCTACACCTGGTATCGCCCCGGCGGCCCGCTGACCCCACGCGACGTGGCCGACAGTTTTGCCGACATGCTGCTGTGCGGGCTAAGGTCTGAGACATGA
- a CDS encoding diguanylate cyclase translates to MTSDPPHFTPAPASPPGQKPSSSTSALERAWQLRDTQPQTARQVVQDVLGAQEQRAELAELIQAQIVLGYLDYRLGDSENAVELMIVALSECRRLPADVWLARALNNLACVYSYLNQTDLSIQLFDEQLRLAQQLGDQEQILIARHDLGVIYLEMSPQRAKVHFLAALDICLGLSPVNTLFAAALYSDLMMVSFKQNNDANAQKYLELMLQYSHKLDFSSHYVNIHGDIVEFYTRRGNYMAAERELASLKKAIAANQTVDSQSYNYEEELACISGPLYLKLGKTHEAIALLESALENAGGSLHIIYELLSRAYELTENLHSALKYQRLLTERVREHHKEESENQFKMFEVIHRTQIFAESAQQQRIANEKLQRLNDQIYQMGITDALTGLANRHHLLRQSQLMVQKTTDQCPLAIALIDIDHFKRINDRYGHAQGDQVIAHVAQQIRAVCWPDDLVARYGGEEFVVMRLGATESELAQTCEALRTALRTTPSELPSVTVSAGVAQTTTGELDATMHLADQRLYAVKQAGRDQVFTSRHVQTETSPS, encoded by the coding sequence ATGACCAGTGATCCTCCGCACTTCACTCCTGCCCCCGCCTCTCCGCCTGGGCAGAAGCCGTCCAGTTCGACTTCAGCGCTGGAAAGGGCTTGGCAACTGCGTGATACCCAGCCGCAAACTGCGCGGCAAGTCGTGCAGGATGTTCTCGGGGCGCAGGAGCAGCGTGCGGAGCTGGCCGAACTCATCCAGGCTCAGATCGTGCTTGGCTACCTCGATTACCGTCTTGGTGATTCTGAAAATGCTGTCGAGTTGATGATTGTCGCTCTCAGTGAATGCCGCCGCCTTCCTGCGGATGTCTGGCTGGCACGCGCCCTCAACAACCTGGCCTGTGTGTACTCCTATCTCAATCAAACCGATCTGTCTATTCAGCTCTTTGATGAGCAACTTCGCCTGGCCCAGCAACTCGGCGATCAGGAGCAGATTTTGATCGCGCGGCATGATCTGGGCGTGATTTACCTTGAAATGTCTCCCCAGCGCGCAAAAGTCCATTTTCTGGCGGCGCTCGATATCTGTCTGGGCCTGTCACCGGTCAATACACTGTTCGCCGCTGCACTCTATAGCGATCTGATGATGGTTTCTTTCAAACAGAACAACGATGCGAATGCCCAGAAGTACCTCGAGTTGATGCTTCAGTACAGCCACAAGCTGGATTTTTCATCTCATTACGTCAATATACATGGCGATATCGTCGAGTTTTACACGCGTCGGGGCAACTACATGGCAGCGGAACGGGAGCTGGCATCATTAAAAAAGGCCATCGCTGCCAATCAGACCGTGGATAGTCAATCCTACAATTATGAAGAAGAGCTTGCATGTATAAGTGGGCCGCTTTATTTAAAGCTTGGTAAAACCCATGAAGCCATCGCTCTTCTGGAATCGGCACTTGAGAACGCTGGTGGTTCGCTCCATATTATTTATGAACTGCTCAGTCGGGCTTATGAATTGACTGAAAATTTACATTCGGCGCTCAAATATCAGCGTCTTTTGACCGAGAGGGTCCGGGAACACCACAAGGAAGAAAGCGAAAATCAATTCAAGATGTTTGAAGTGATCCACCGCACTCAGATTTTTGCCGAATCTGCCCAGCAGCAGCGAATCGCCAATGAGAAGCTTCAGCGGCTCAACGATCAGATTTATCAGATGGGCATTACCGATGCTCTGACAGGTCTGGCCAATCGCCATCATCTCCTTCGGCAGAGCCAGTTGATGGTGCAAAAAACCACTGATCAGTGCCCCCTGGCCATTGCCTTGATAGACATCGATCATTTCAAACGTATCAATGATCGTTACGGCCATGCGCAGGGCGATCAGGTCATCGCCCACGTCGCCCAGCAGATTCGTGCCGTCTGTTGGCCAGACGACCTGGTGGCCCGTTACGGCGGAGAAGAGTTCGTGGTGATGCGGCTGGGGGCAACCGAGTCCGAACTGGCCCAGACATGCGAGGCGTTGCGCACGGCGTTAAGGACCACTCCATCTGAACTGCCCAGCGTCACGGTCAGTGCCGGGGTGGCCCAGACGACCACCGGGGAACTGGACGCCACCATGCACCTGGCCGATCAGCGCCTGTACGCGGTCAAGCAGGCGGGACGTGACCAGGTATTTACCTCGCGTCACGTTCAAACCGAAACTTCACCGTCATGA
- a CDS encoding undecaprenyl-diphosphate phosphatase → MEAIYAILLGIVEGITEFLPISSTGHLIVAGELLKGLLTTPWTPEMKSAFEVIIQGGAILSVLVYYWKDFLKIRHIATDKTQQNLWTSVVVACIPAVILGVLFGSKIKALLFTPSVVAWALIVGGVLIWVVESRKSTPVIHKIEAISPVKALGIGAIQCLALLWPGFSRSASSILGGMLLGLDRPTATQFSFYLGFITLGGASLLDLIKSRDVLGQIGVLNMVLGIGVSFVVAYISIGWLLRFISNHDFKGFAVYRVVVGVLILVLIATGVMSNGSLA, encoded by the coding sequence ATGGAAGCCATTTACGCAATCCTTCTCGGCATCGTCGAAGGCATCACCGAATTTTTGCCGATCAGCAGCACCGGACACCTGATCGTGGCGGGCGAACTGCTCAAGGGGCTGCTGACGACCCCCTGGACCCCGGAAATGAAAAGTGCTTTCGAGGTCATCATTCAGGGTGGGGCGATCCTGTCGGTGCTGGTGTACTACTGGAAGGACTTCCTGAAAATCCGTCACATTGCCACTGACAAGACGCAGCAGAACCTGTGGACCAGCGTCGTGGTGGCCTGCATTCCCGCCGTGATTCTGGGCGTGCTGTTCGGCTCGAAGATCAAGGCGCTGCTCTTCACGCCCAGCGTGGTGGCCTGGGCGCTGATCGTGGGCGGCGTGCTGATCTGGGTGGTGGAAAGCCGCAAATCCACGCCAGTCATCCATAAGATCGAGGCGATCAGTCCAGTCAAGGCCCTGGGCATCGGCGCAATCCAGTGTCTGGCGCTGCTGTGGCCCGGCTTCTCGCGCAGCGCCAGCAGCATTCTGGGCGGCATGCTGCTGGGGCTGGACCGGCCCACCGCCACCCAGTTCAGCTTTTACCTGGGCTTCATCACGCTGGGCGGCGCGTCGCTGCTGGATCTGATCAAGAGCCGCGACGTGCTGGGCCAGATCGGTGTCCTGAATATGGTGCTGGGCATCGGCGTCAGCTTCGTGGTGGCGTATATCTCTATCGGCTGGCTGCTGCGCTTCATTTCCAACCACGATTTCAAGGGCTTCGCGGTGTACCGCGTTGTGGTGGGCGTGCTTATTCTGGTACTGATCGCCACGGGCGTGATGAGCAATGGCAGTCTGGCATAG
- a CDS encoding aminoglycoside phosphotransferase family protein yields MTFEPYLKPWNLEPDGLSIHTNSSDLLPVRRAGQAAMLKLARSDEERRGNELMVWWNGRGAAQVYEHDGAALLMERLEVTPSLTEMVRGGQDDEATRILCRAAAQLPRSQPRPELPTLRRWFQGLEKMAPNAGEIFTLTLKTAQELLDSPQDTGVLHGDIHHGNLLSTAEGGWRFIDPKGLIGERGFDYANILCNPDLDTATAPGRLARQARIISETAGLDYTRLLRWALAYAGLSAAWHLEDGDDEMAAKTLDVAQIAVTELDK; encoded by the coding sequence GTGACCTTCGAGCCGTATCTGAAGCCCTGGAATCTGGAGCCGGACGGCCTGAGTATTCACACCAACAGCAGCGACCTGTTGCCCGTGCGGCGCGCAGGACAGGCGGCCATGCTCAAGCTGGCCCGCAGCGACGAGGAACGCCGGGGCAACGAATTGATGGTCTGGTGGAATGGCAGAGGCGCAGCGCAGGTGTATGAACATGACGGCGCGGCCCTGCTGATGGAGCGGCTGGAAGTCACGCCCTCGCTGACGGAAATGGTCAGGGGTGGGCAGGACGACGAGGCGACGCGAATCCTTTGCCGGGCGGCGGCGCAACTGCCCCGCTCTCAGCCCCGGCCCGAGCTGCCCACGCTCCGGCGCTGGTTTCAGGGATTGGAGAAAATGGCCCCCAACGCGGGAGAAATTTTCACTCTCACCCTGAAAACGGCCCAGGAACTGCTGGACTCGCCGCAGGACACAGGCGTGCTGCACGGCGACATCCACCACGGCAACCTGCTGTCCACTGCCGAAGGGGGCTGGCGGTTCATCGATCCCAAGGGCCTGATCGGAGAGCGCGGTTTTGACTACGCCAACATACTGTGCAATCCCGATCTGGACACGGCCACCGCTCCGGGACGACTGGCACGGCAGGCCCGCATCATTTCCGAGACGGCGGGGCTGGACTACACCCGGCTGCTGCGCTGGGCGCTGGCCTACGCGGGCCTTTCTGCCGCATGGCATCTGGAGGACGGCGACGATGAAATGGCCGCGAAGACGCTAGATGTGGCGCAAATTGCGGTGACGGAACTGGACAAATGA
- a CDS encoding NADPH:quinone oxidoreductase family protein has product MTDQMKAIVVERLGPPDVMEIKDIPVPQPGEGEIRIEVEAVGINFADVLAVAGEYLTRTRVPYTPGMEFAGIVESLGEGVTSVKVGQRVACLGGSGALAKYAVVKATGIIPVPENFTGAQAAAFPVSYFTAYHGLKTLGRGQEGEWVLVQAAAGALGTASVQLAKAMGMKVIAMASTEEKLQLARDLGADVTLLQDDPERVQKVRDAAGGKGVPLILEVVGGPRFQESLDMAADQGRVIVIGNASREQANMRPVELMKRNLTVTGLWLTSLMGDRGATVAAAQALTPLVASGQVTPQVGPTYALNESARAFQDILDRKTIGKVVIEPGR; this is encoded by the coding sequence ATGACCGATCAGATGAAGGCAATCGTCGTCGAGCGACTTGGCCCCCCCGACGTGATGGAAATCAAGGACATTCCCGTGCCGCAGCCGGGTGAGGGCGAGATCCGTATCGAGGTGGAGGCCGTGGGCATTAATTTTGCCGATGTGCTGGCGGTGGCGGGCGAGTACCTGACCCGTACGCGCGTGCCTTACACGCCGGGCATGGAATTTGCCGGAATCGTGGAATCGCTGGGTGAGGGCGTGACCAGTGTGAAAGTGGGCCAGCGCGTGGCCTGCCTGGGCGGGAGTGGGGCACTGGCGAAATACGCGGTGGTCAAGGCGACGGGCATCATTCCGGTGCCAGAGAACTTCACGGGCGCGCAGGCCGCCGCCTTTCCAGTGTCGTACTTCACGGCCTACCACGGCCTCAAAACGCTGGGACGCGGCCAGGAAGGCGAGTGGGTGCTGGTGCAGGCGGCAGCAGGCGCGCTGGGAACGGCCAGCGTGCAGCTTGCCAAGGCGATGGGCATGAAGGTCATCGCGATGGCCAGCACCGAGGAAAAACTCCAGCTTGCGCGGGACCTCGGGGCAGACGTGACGCTGTTGCAGGATGACCCGGAGCGCGTGCAGAAGGTTCGGGACGCGGCGGGGGGCAAGGGCGTGCCGCTGATTCTGGAAGTGGTGGGCGGCCCGCGTTTTCAGGAAAGTCTGGACATGGCGGCGGATCAGGGCCGCGTGATCGTGATCGGCAACGCCAGCCGCGAGCAGGCCAATATGCGTCCGGTGGAACTGATGAAACGCAACCTGACCGTGACCGGGTTGTGGCTGACCAGCCTGATGGGAGACCGGGGGGCGACGGTAGCGGCAGCACAGGCCCTCACGCCGCTGGTGGCCAGCGGACAGGTGACGCCGCAGGTGGGGCCAACCTACGCCCTGAATGAAAGCGCCCGCGCCTTTCAGGACATCCTGGACCGCAAGACGATTGGGAAAGTGGTGATCGAACCGGGCCGCTGA
- a CDS encoding 4-(cytidine 5'-diphospho)-2-C-methyl-D-erythritol kinase translates to MLGGVTLSPPALTSRTYLAPAKVNFGLSVRSQRTDGYHELHTLMVPLAVGDDLEIGPADTLTLEVQWVEGRSAYLPADSRNLVYRAARAYLDAAGVTQGAAITLHKRLPLASGLGGGSSDAATTLMALARLYPSSVSLPELALGLGADVPFFLLGQAAVAEGIGEVLMPVPVPRTSLVLVNPGVEVSARDAYMWLDDEEAFTPALDVNAILAALGGGGEVPYPNALQDSVSARHAPVREALAALARAGLRSPLMSGSGSTCFALAPSDDAAYDAAKAIALAHPDWWVQATQTL, encoded by the coding sequence ATGCTGGGGGGTGTGACCCTCAGCCCCCCTGCCCTGACCTCCAGAACCTATCTGGCCCCGGCCAAGGTCAACTTTGGCCTCAGCGTGCGTTCCCAGCGCACCGACGGCTACCACGAGCTGCATACGCTGATGGTTCCGCTGGCGGTGGGCGACGATCTGGAGATCGGCCCGGCAGACACCCTGACCCTGGAGGTGCAGTGGGTCGAGGGGCGGAGCGCGTACCTGCCCGCCGACAGTCGCAATCTGGTCTACCGCGCCGCCCGCGCGTATCTGGACGCGGCGGGAGTGACGCAGGGCGCGGCGATCACGCTGCACAAGCGCCTGCCGCTGGCTTCCGGTCTGGGCGGCGGCAGCAGCGACGCGGCCACCACGTTAATGGCCCTGGCCCGCCTGTATCCCTCATCCGTGTCCCTGCCTGAACTGGCGCTGGGTCTGGGCGCGGACGTGCCGTTCTTCCTGCTGGGGCAGGCCGCCGTCGCGGAGGGCATCGGCGAGGTGCTGATGCCGGTGCCGGTGCCGCGCACTTCGCTGGTGCTGGTCAATCCGGGGGTAGAGGTCAGCGCCCGCGACGCCTACATGTGGCTGGACGACGAGGAGGCGTTTACCCCTGCCCTGGACGTGAACGCGATCCTGGCGGCGCTGGGCGGCGGAGGGGAGGTGCCGTATCCCAATGCCCTGCAAGATAGCGTCAGCGCCCGCCACGCCCCCGTTCGTGAGGCGCTGGCCGCGCTGGCGCGTGCGGGCCTGCGTTCGCCCCTGATGAGCGGTTCGGGCAGCACCTGCTTTGCCCTGGCCCCCAGCGACGACGCGGCCTACGATGCCGCGAAGGCCATCGCCCTGGCCCACCCGGACTGGTGGGTTCAAGCGACCCAGACTCTGTAG
- the ispD gene encoding 2-C-methyl-D-erythritol 4-phosphate cytidylyltransferase, with protein sequence MSNACLLSGTTAALIPAAGSGTRLGLGHKAFVTVGGLSLLSRSVAALAPHVDEVLVALPDGMELPSGINARAIVGGQTRQDSVRRLLRATVADTVLIHDAARPFLPADIIYALLEAVAETGAATVALPVADTLVRAGEGGMWGASIFREGLWAVQTPQGFRRELLLAAHEAAAADGHAATDDAGLIARQGGQVRLVPGDARLFKVTTPGDLALAQALAPVWDAGS encoded by the coding sequence TTGAGTAACGCCTGTCTGCTGTCCGGCACCACGGCGGCCCTGATTCCCGCCGCCGGAAGTGGCACCCGCCTGGGTCTGGGTCACAAGGCGTTCGTGACGGTGGGTGGCCTGTCCCTACTGTCCCGCAGCGTCGCCGCCCTGGCTCCGCATGTGGACGAGGTTCTGGTGGCCCTGCCGGACGGCATGGAGCTGCCATCTGGCATCAATGCCCGCGCCATCGTCGGCGGTCAGACCCGCCAGGACAGCGTGCGCCGCCTGTTGCGTGCGACGGTGGCCGACACCGTGCTGATTCACGACGCCGCCCGGCCATTCTTGCCCGCCGATATCATTTACGCCCTGCTGGAAGCGGTGGCCGAAACTGGTGCGGCAACGGTGGCCCTGCCCGTGGCCGACACGCTGGTGCGGGCGGGGGAAGGCGGGATGTGGGGCGCGTCTATCTTCCGCGAAGGGCTGTGGGCCGTGCAGACGCCGCAGGGCTTTCGCCGCGAGTTGCTGCTGGCGGCACACGAGGCGGCGGCGGCAGACGGCCACGCCGCCACCGACGACGCCGGCCTGATCGCGCGGCAGGGCGGGCAGGTGCGGCTGGTCCCCGGCGACGCCCGGCTGTTCAAGGTCACCACCCCCGGCGATCTGGCACTGGCCCAGGCGCTGGCCCCGGTCTGGGACGCGGGAAGCTGA
- a CDS encoding UbiX family flavin prenyltransferase, whose protein sequence is MRLVVGVSGGSGIPYAVDVLRALHGLKQDGQNIETHLVVSSGAKRVMSAEGGPQLADLTQYATHVHEDRDLAASVASGSYRTDGMLVIPCSAGTLAKIAHGFADNLLSRAAHVTLKERRPLVLVLREDPLPRPTLQNMLAAHDAGATVMTASPGFYHSPKDVDELLHFVTARVLDQFGLNAPGFKRWRDEEP, encoded by the coding sequence TTGAGGCTGGTGGTGGGCGTGTCCGGGGGCAGCGGCATCCCCTACGCGGTGGATGTGCTGCGGGCGCTGCACGGACTGAAGCAGGACGGGCAGAACATCGAGACGCATCTGGTGGTCAGCAGCGGCGCAAAGCGCGTGATGAGCGCCGAGGGCGGCCCCCAACTGGCCGATCTGACGCAGTACGCCACCCACGTCCACGAGGACCGTGATCTGGCCGCCAGCGTCGCCAGCGGTTCCTACCGCACCGACGGGATGCTGGTCATTCCGTGCAGCGCCGGAACCCTGGCCAAGATCGCGCACGGCTTTGCCGACAACCTGCTGTCGCGCGCCGCGCATGTGACCCTCAAGGAACGCCGCCCCCTGGTGCTGGTGCTGCGTGAGGACCCGCTGCCCCGGCCCACGCTGCAAAACATGCTGGCTGCCCACGACGCCGGGGCCACCGTCATGACCGCCAGCCCCGGCTTCTACCACTCGCCAAAGGATGTGGACGAGCTGCTTCATTTCGTAACGGCCCGCGTGCTGGACCAGTTCGGCCTGAACGCCCCCGGCTTCAAACGCTGGCGTGACGAAGAACCATGA
- a CDS encoding endo alpha-1,4 polygalactosaminidase, with protein sequence MRNTCSGVLALSLVLSACGQSVSPASGSPAATPVSATTPALGLPGQNAASAELGHAESGKSANSIKLPPTGKVNWDWQIGAATERHIKVAAGTTLIGLDGFTVSAAKVAELKGQGLYTVCYINAGSFEPYRPDSARYPAYLKIQQDPDWPDEAFLDITDVFRPGSVLADILTERMKMCKAKGFDALEPDNLQNDENVSGGRITTQQQIDFNGWIADQAHLLGLAVFQKNGPDKVLLRDRTGKMMVEKFDGILNEACQQYRECGPLAEYTRRGKLALNVEYRRNKALDCGLMAQHGINALKKDRYLAGGTTRAYLRETCD encoded by the coding sequence ATGCGAAACACCTGTTCTGGAGTGCTGGCCCTGTCCCTTGTTCTGAGCGCCTGTGGGCAGAGCGTCTCCCCCGCGTCCGGGTCCCCGGCGGCCACTCCGGTATCCGCCACCACCCCGGCTCTGGGCCTGCCAGGGCAGAACGCGGCCAGTGCAGAGCTTGGACATGCAGAGTCTGGAAAGAGCGCCAACAGTATCAAGCTCCCGCCAACTGGGAAGGTGAACTGGGACTGGCAGATCGGGGCGGCCACGGAACGGCACATCAAGGTGGCAGCGGGCACCACCCTGATCGGTCTCGACGGGTTCACGGTGTCGGCGGCCAAAGTCGCGGAGCTGAAGGGGCAGGGGCTGTACACCGTCTGCTACATCAATGCGGGCAGCTTTGAGCCGTACCGCCCCGACTCGGCCCGCTACCCGGCTTACCTGAAGATTCAGCAGGACCCCGACTGGCCCGACGAGGCGTTTCTGGACATCACCGACGTGTTCCGGCCCGGTTCGGTGCTGGCGGACATCCTGACCGAGCGCATGAAAATGTGCAAGGCCAAGGGATTTGACGCGCTGGAGCCAGACAACCTGCAAAACGACGAGAATGTCAGCGGCGGGCGCATTACCACGCAGCAACAGATCGACTTCAACGGCTGGATTGCCGATCAGGCGCACCTGCTGGGGCTGGCTGTATTCCAGAAAAACGGCCCCGACAAGGTGTTGCTGCGGGACCGCACGGGCAAGATGATGGTGGAAAAGTTCGACGGGATTCTGAACGAGGCGTGCCAGCAATACCGCGAATGTGGCCCGCTGGCCGAGTACACCCGGCGCGGCAAGCTGGCCCTGAACGTGGAATACCGCCGCAACAAGGCGCTGGACTGCGGCCTGATGGCCCAGCACGGCATCAACGCCCTGAAAAAGGACCGCTATCTGGCGGGTGGAACGACGCGCGCTTACCTGCGCGAAACCTGCGACTGA